In Sphingomonas sp. SUN019, one genomic interval encodes:
- a CDS encoding phytase — translation MTPALPNRVSCVTLALAVVLSGCATAPPTWEAIAARSPAPVVTASRETDAVATANADAADDPAIWRNGADPARSLIVGTDKKAGLNVYDLTGKQRSFADAGRVNNVDLIADQIAGEAGVLVAASDRNDVLAAKVALFRLDTAAATLVPLGTVGAGAGEAYGICLAARGGGVDAFVVLKDGTINQVALDLSGARPAGRIVRTMKLATQSEGCVVDARTQRLYVAEEDAGIWRFDARADGPTTAIPVAKVDGRNLVADVEGLALAGKWLVASSQGDNAYAVYDLATDAYVGRFRIGAGTLGATSETDGIEVAIGDFGPDFPAGVMIAQDGDNAPNAQNFKVVDWRQVEAAIARK, via the coding sequence ATGACACCCGCCCTACCGAACCGCGTCAGCTGTGTGACACTGGCGCTGGCCGTCGTTTTGAGTGGGTGCGCGACCGCGCCGCCGACATGGGAGGCGATCGCCGCGCGCAGCCCGGCGCCGGTCGTGACCGCGTCGCGCGAGACCGATGCGGTGGCGACCGCGAATGCCGATGCGGCGGACGATCCCGCGATCTGGCGCAACGGGGCCGATCCGGCGCGCAGCCTGATCGTCGGCACCGACAAGAAGGCGGGGCTGAACGTCTATGACCTGACCGGCAAGCAGCGCAGCTTCGCCGACGCGGGGCGGGTGAACAACGTCGACCTGATCGCGGACCAGATCGCGGGCGAGGCGGGGGTGCTGGTCGCGGCGTCCGACCGCAATGATGTGCTGGCGGCGAAGGTCGCGCTGTTCCGGCTGGATACCGCGGCGGCGACGTTGGTGCCGCTCGGCACGGTCGGCGCGGGCGCGGGCGAGGCGTATGGAATTTGCCTCGCCGCGCGCGGCGGCGGGGTCGATGCGTTCGTGGTGCTGAAGGACGGGACGATCAACCAAGTCGCGCTGGATCTTTCGGGCGCGCGACCGGCGGGGCGGATCGTGCGCACGATGAAACTGGCGACACAATCCGAAGGGTGTGTCGTCGATGCGCGGACGCAACGGCTGTACGTGGCCGAGGAGGACGCCGGCATCTGGCGCTTCGATGCGCGCGCCGATGGGCCGACGACCGCGATTCCCGTCGCGAAGGTCGACGGGCGCAATCTGGTCGCCGATGTCGAGGGGCTGGCGCTGGCGGGCAAGTGGTTGGTCGCGTCGAGCCAGGGCGATAACGCTTATGCGGTTTATGATCTGGCGACCGATGCGTACGTCGGGCGCTTCCGGATCGGCGCGGGGACGCTGGGCGCGACGAGCGAAACCGATGGGATCGAGGTCGCGATCGGCGATTTCGGCCCCGATTTTCCGGCGGGCGTGATGATCGCGCAGGACGGCGACAACGCCCCGAACGCGCAGAACTTCAAGGTGGTCGACTGGCGGCAGGTGGAAGCCGCGATCGCACGTAAATGA
- a CDS encoding DUF885 family protein: MRSTALALLLLASTATPAVAQQVPPPVAMPGDGPEDAKLKTLFHESDEASLKRNPISGIFRGDLRYADRLGDYLTDANINAERAASESDLTRLKAIDRTKLTPTDQIAYDVFQNQTEIALRGLTPEIVALTIVRPIDHFFGYQTFYPEFASGTGAAPFKTLVDYENNLKRNVEYAQIMDRAIVRFREGMKAGVVQPKLVVDNMIGQFDNLIAQGIEGSVFYAPVKTFPATISTAHQTRLRAAYAKQVREVILPAHQRMRDFLSKEYRPAARDSVGLGQMPGGPKLYEYLIESNTTLPLKAEEVHQLGLSEVARILREMEAQKTAAGFKGTLPEFFTYLRTDKKFQPASKDQVRLGYEAIGKRVDQRVREQFSLIPKTPLEIRAVPAFKEKTEAGGSYQGGTPDGSRPGVFYYNSYDLPSRYLWTMETLYLHEAVPGHHFQISLAQENAALPAFMRFGGNTAYAEGWGLYAESLHKELGVETDPYQRMGGLNDEMLRAMRLVVDTGIHAKGWTRDQSIKYMLDNSPMGKTDATAEVERYIAIPGQALAYKVGQLTISRLKAKAQKDLGAKFDPRKFHAQVLDTGALPMPVLEKKIDTWIAAGGK, from the coding sequence ATGCGTTCGACCGCTCTCGCCCTCCTGCTCCTCGCCAGCACCGCCACACCCGCCGTTGCGCAGCAGGTGCCGCCCCCCGTCGCGATGCCGGGCGACGGGCCGGAGGATGCGAAGCTGAAGACGCTGTTCCACGAAAGCGACGAAGCCAGCCTGAAGCGAAATCCGATCTCGGGCATCTTCCGCGGCGACCTGCGCTACGCCGACCGGCTCGGCGACTACCTGACCGACGCCAACATCAACGCCGAACGCGCCGCGAGCGAAAGCGACCTGACGCGCCTTAAGGCGATCGACCGCACGAAGCTGACGCCCACCGACCAGATCGCCTACGACGTGTTCCAGAACCAGACCGAGATCGCACTGCGCGGTCTGACGCCCGAAATCGTCGCGCTGACGATTGTCCGTCCGATCGATCATTTCTTCGGCTATCAGACCTTTTATCCCGAATTCGCCTCGGGCACCGGCGCTGCGCCGTTCAAGACTTTGGTGGATTACGAGAACAACTTGAAGCGCAACGTCGAATATGCGCAGATCATGGACCGCGCGATCGTGCGCTTCCGCGAAGGCATGAAGGCGGGCGTCGTCCAGCCGAAACTGGTCGTCGACAACATGATCGGCCAGTTCGACAATCTGATCGCGCAAGGGATCGAGGGATCGGTCTTCTACGCGCCCGTGAAGACCTTCCCCGCCACGATCAGCACCGCCCACCAGACCCGACTGCGCGCGGCCTATGCGAAACAGGTGCGCGAGGTGATCCTGCCCGCGCATCAGCGGATGCGCGATTTCCTCAGCAAGGAATACCGCCCCGCCGCGCGCGACAGCGTCGGGCTGGGCCAGATGCCGGGCGGCCCGAAGCTGTACGAATATCTGATCGAATCGAACACCACGCTGCCGCTGAAGGCCGAGGAGGTTCACCAGCTCGGACTCTCCGAAGTCGCGCGCATCCTGCGCGAGATGGAGGCGCAGAAGACCGCCGCCGGGTTCAAGGGCACGCTGCCGGAATTCTTCACCTATCTGCGCACCGACAAGAAATTCCAGCCGGCGTCGAAGGATCAGGTGCGGCTGGGTTACGAAGCCATCGGCAAGCGCGTCGATCAGCGCGTGCGCGAACAATTCTCGCTGATCCCCAAGACCCCGCTCGAAATCCGCGCCGTCCCCGCATTCAAGGAAAAGACCGAGGCCGGCGGTTCGTATCAGGGCGGCACGCCGGACGGATCGCGGCCGGGCGTATTCTACTATAATTCCTACGACTTACCGTCGCGTTACCTGTGGACGATGGAGACGCTGTACCTGCACGAAGCGGTGCCGGGGCATCATTTCCAGATCAGCCTGGCACAGGAAAACGCCGCGCTCCCCGCCTTCATGCGCTTCGGCGGCAACACCGCCTACGCCGAGGGCTGGGGGCTGTACGCGGAGAGCCTGCACAAGGAACTCGGCGTCGAAACCGATCCGTATCAGCGCATGGGCGGGCTGAACGACGAGATGCTGCGCGCGATGCGGCTGGTGGTCGACACCGGCATCCATGCGAAGGGCTGGACCCGCGATCAGTCGATCAAATACATGCTCGACAATTCGCCCATGGGTAAGACCGACGCCACCGCCGAGGTCGAACGCTATATCGCCATCCCCGGACAGGCGCTGGCGTACAAGGTCGGGCAGCTGACGATCTCACGGTTGAAGGCGAAGGCGCAAAAGGATCTGGGCGCGAAGTTCGATCCGCGGAAGTTCCATGCGCAGGTGCTGGACACGGGCGCTCTGCCGATGCCGGTGCTGGAAAAGAAGATCGATACTTGGATCGCTGCCGGCGGAAAATAG
- a CDS encoding TonB-dependent siderophore receptor encodes MKLITRLALGAAALPLTLSVAQAQDVPADRPAPAPAQETSAPETSADVIVNGTIQFRDRTADPNPVLSYDLDYFQRFEPVSVGEMLKRVPGVTFTSDVLEYDGPQFRGLPAGYTQVLINGRRAPGGEADRSFFVDRIPAELVEKIEIVRSPRADQPSEGVAGSLNIVTKEAATFDGGFAKAGALINKDGKVRPSLAGAYAGRLGEDTTFWAAVNYQERRNPKKKVSLRFDDVTSGPLDETNPVFNNTELQSDTRDGSDLSGSAEIRHGFGDRGFVRLQGFFVDTDREEFESSTMFEGPDLDFDGIETQLEEIDQQTYTITGDALIPLGGVDLGLAAGWSGYRENTTATVMVGENADDLTDLELDEITTIGIKDDEYSGTVNLGFGESNARFKVGIDLFRKNRNGLNDGDFQSGIFKIEENRYDPYARVTLEPTAQFTIDAGVRYEITRRTVSGDAVPTTDFKAETLNPSLHLRYAPTANDQFRASLARTVRRPNYDFISPFEDEETPGDDDATRGNPSLRNEKAWGLDVGYERRLGGRGIIGINTFYRDITDVIELVAIGDNGDGQLFTPQNIGDGKTWGLEIDLSAPLTAIGAPDTGIFANYTYLDSEVTDPFTGQKRQFNNQPHHIYNAGFIQTVRAANASFGATVSGRSKASASNFDETVDLRYGVDLEAFAEKRFGKNFVLRFSVQDILRRTKSEDYRKYDGDSYDEILANRAAGDVDEFELERENAGPLYQVTLRAAF; translated from the coding sequence ATGAAGCTGATCACCAGGCTCGCGCTGGGCGCCGCCGCGCTGCCGCTGACGCTATCCGTCGCGCAGGCGCAGGACGTTCCTGCCGATCGGCCAGCCCCCGCGCCCGCCCAGGAAACCTCCGCCCCCGAAACCTCCGCAGACGTCATCGTCAATGGCACGATCCAGTTCCGCGACCGCACCGCCGATCCCAATCCGGTCCTCTCCTACGACCTCGATTACTTCCAGCGCTTCGAACCCGTCTCGGTCGGTGAGATGCTGAAGCGCGTGCCCGGCGTCACCTTCACCTCCGACGTGCTGGAATATGACGGCCCGCAGTTCCGCGGCCTGCCCGCGGGCTATACGCAGGTGCTGATCAACGGCCGTCGCGCGCCGGGCGGCGAGGCCGACCGCAGCTTCTTCGTCGATCGCATCCCCGCCGAGCTGGTCGAGAAGATCGAGATCGTCCGCTCCCCGCGCGCCGATCAGCCGAGCGAAGGCGTCGCCGGATCGCTCAACATCGTCACCAAGGAAGCCGCGACCTTCGACGGCGGTTTCGCAAAGGCCGGCGCGCTGATCAACAAGGACGGCAAGGTCCGCCCGTCGCTCGCCGGGGCCTATGCCGGGCGACTGGGCGAGGACACGACCTTCTGGGCGGCGGTCAATTATCAGGAACGCCGCAACCCGAAGAAGAAGGTGTCGCTGCGCTTCGACGACGTGACCAGCGGCCCGCTCGACGAGACAAATCCGGTGTTCAACAACACCGAACTGCAGAGCGACACGCGCGACGGCAGCGACCTGTCGGGCAGCGCCGAGATTCGTCACGGCTTCGGCGACCGCGGGTTCGTGCGGCTGCAGGGCTTCTTCGTCGACACCGACCGCGAGGAGTTCGAATCCTCGACCATGTTCGAGGGGCCGGACCTCGATTTCGACGGGATCGAGACGCAACTGGAGGAGATCGACCAGCAGACCTACACGATCACCGGTGACGCGCTGATCCCGCTCGGCGGCGTCGACCTCGGCCTCGCCGCGGGCTGGTCCGGCTACCGCGAGAACACGACCGCGACCGTGATGGTGGGCGAGAACGCCGACGACCTGACCGACCTCGAACTCGACGAGATCACGACGATCGGCATCAAGGACGACGAATATAGCGGCACGGTGAATCTCGGTTTCGGCGAGAGCAACGCCCGTTTCAAGGTCGGCATCGACCTGTTCCGCAAGAACCGCAACGGGCTGAACGACGGCGATTTCCAGAGCGGCATCTTCAAGATCGAGGAAAACCGCTACGATCCCTATGCGCGCGTCACGCTGGAGCCGACCGCGCAATTCACGATCGACGCGGGCGTGCGGTACGAAATCACGCGTCGCACCGTCAGCGGCGATGCGGTGCCGACGACTGACTTCAAGGCCGAAACGCTGAATCCGTCGCTCCACCTGCGCTACGCGCCGACCGCGAACGACCAGTTCCGCGCCTCGCTCGCACGCACCGTGCGCCGCCCGAACTATGATTTCATCTCACCGTTCGAGGACGAGGAAACACCCGGCGACGACGATGCGACCCGCGGCAATCCCTCGCTCCGCAACGAAAAGGCGTGGGGGCTGGACGTCGGTTACGAACGCCGCCTCGGCGGGCGCGGGATCATCGGCATCAACACCTTCTATCGCGACATCACCGATGTGATCGAACTGGTCGCGATCGGCGACAATGGCGACGGGCAGTTGTTCACGCCGCAGAACATCGGCGACGGCAAGACCTGGGGCCTGGAGATCGACCTTTCCGCGCCGCTGACCGCGATCGGCGCGCCCGACACCGGCATCTTCGCCAATTACACCTATCTCGACAGCGAAGTGACCGACCCGTTCACCGGGCAAAAGCGCCAGTTCAACAACCAGCCGCACCACATCTACAACGCAGGCTTCATCCAGACCGTCCGCGCCGCGAACGCCAGCTTCGGCGCGACCGTATCGGGCCGCAGCAAGGCATCGGCGTCGAACTTCGACGAAACCGTCGACCTGCGCTACGGCGTCGATCTCGAGGCGTTCGCGGAAAAGCGCTTCGGCAAGAATTTCGTGCTGCGTTTCTCGGTCCAGGACATCCTGCGCCGCACGAAATCGGAGGATTACCGCAAGTACGACGGCGACAGCTACGACGAAATCCTCGCCAATCGCGCCGCGGGCGACGTCGACGAGTTCGAGCTCGAACGCGAGAACGCCGGGCCTTTGTACCAGGTAACATTGCGCGCTGCATTCTGA
- the paoA gene encoding aldehyde dehydrogenase iron-sulfur subunit PaoA yields the protein MNEAGDFRVSRRGVMGGGAATIALTATPAVAIQTPAARPETVTTMKVTLKVNGKARSLEVDTRTTLLDALRENLKLTGTKKGCDHGQCGACTVIVDGRRINSCLTLAVMHDGDDVTTIEGLGTPDKLHPMQAAFVKHDGYQCGYCTPGQICSAVAVLDEIKAGIPSHVSGDIVSAPAMNAAEMRERMSGNICRCGAYSNIVDAMSEVAGVKA from the coding sequence ATGAACGAAGCAGGCGATTTCCGCGTATCGCGACGGGGAGTGATGGGCGGCGGCGCGGCAACTATCGCGCTGACCGCGACGCCCGCAGTGGCGATACAGACCCCGGCCGCTCGGCCAGAAACGGTGACAACCATGAAAGTGACGCTGAAGGTCAACGGCAAGGCGCGGAGCCTCGAGGTCGATACGCGGACGACATTGCTCGACGCGCTGCGCGAAAATTTGAAGCTGACCGGCACGAAGAAGGGCTGCGACCACGGCCAGTGCGGTGCGTGCACCGTCATCGTCGACGGGCGGCGGATCAATTCGTGCCTGACGCTGGCGGTGATGCACGACGGCGACGACGTGACCACAATCGAGGGCCTTGGCACGCCCGATAAGCTGCATCCGATGCAGGCCGCGTTCGTCAAGCATGACGGATACCAATGCGGATACTGCACGCCGGGGCAGATCTGTTCGGCGGTGGCGGTGCTCGACGAGATCAAGGCGGGCATCCCGAGCCACGTCAGCGGCGATATCGTCTCCGCGCCTGCGATGAACGCGGCGGAGATGCGCGAGCGGATGAGCGGCAACATTTGCCGCTGCGGGGCTTACTCCAACATCGTCGATGCAATGTCCGAAGTGGCGGGGGTGAAGGCATGA
- the paoC gene encoding aldehyde oxidoreductase molybdenum-binding subunit PaoC, whose translation MKFDQPAGQNPIDRMRVIGKPIDRIDGPLKTTGTAPYAYERNDVAPNAAYGVIVGSAIATGKINAIDTTEAKAAPGVLAVVTHTDAGKLGKSDDGPARYLAGPEVQHFDQAVAVVVAETFEQARAAAKLVRVDYARGKGAFDLKAAKAGAPIAPSTQAPAESSVGDFAGAFAKAAVKVDQTYTTPDQSHSMMEPHATTAAWTNDGLTLWTSNQMIAWAVRDLVKTFGLPKEKIRVHSPYLGGGFGAKLWIRSDAVMASLGSRAIGGRPVKVVLARPQVMNNTTHRPATIQRVRIGADKSGRITAIGHESWSGDLAGGGPEAAVLQTRLLYAGENRMTALRLAVLDLPEGNAMRAPGEAVGLLALEVAMDELAEKLGMDPIELRIINDTQVDPEKPERKFSQRDLIGCLRTGAERFGWSARNAKPGQTRDGQWLVGMGVAAAFRDNITMKSAARVGIDKKGVVTVATDMTDIGTGSYTVIAQTAAEMMGVEIDKVVVLLGDSSFPVSAGSGGQWGANSSTAGVYAACMDLRKRVATQFGYDPETAVFEDGRVKSGNKSKPLTDAAGLSAEDAIEFGDLGKTYAQSTFGAHFVEVGVHAMTGEVRVRRMSGAFAAGRILNPKSARSQVIGAMTMGVGAALMEDAVVDKRFGFFVNHDLAGYEVPVHADIPHQDVFFMDEVDDKSSPMKAKGVGELGICGVGAAVANAVYNACGVRVRDYPLTIDKIIGKLPALTVA comes from the coding sequence ATGAAGTTCGACCAGCCCGCAGGGCAGAACCCGATCGACCGGATGCGCGTGATTGGCAAGCCGATCGACCGCATCGACGGGCCGCTGAAGACCACCGGCACCGCGCCTTACGCGTATGAACGCAACGACGTCGCGCCGAACGCGGCGTACGGCGTGATCGTCGGCAGTGCGATCGCGACGGGCAAGATCAATGCGATCGACACCACGGAGGCGAAGGCCGCGCCGGGCGTGCTGGCGGTCGTGACCCACACCGATGCGGGCAAGCTCGGCAAGAGCGACGACGGCCCTGCGCGCTATCTCGCCGGGCCGGAGGTGCAGCATTTCGATCAGGCGGTCGCGGTGGTCGTCGCCGAGACGTTCGAACAGGCGCGCGCCGCCGCGAAGCTGGTCCGCGTCGATTATGCGCGCGGCAAGGGCGCGTTCGACCTGAAGGCGGCGAAGGCCGGCGCGCCGATCGCACCGTCTACGCAGGCGCCGGCAGAAAGTTCGGTTGGCGATTTCGCGGGAGCGTTTGCGAAGGCCGCGGTGAAGGTCGACCAGACCTACACCACCCCCGACCAGAGCCATTCGATGATGGAGCCGCACGCGACGACCGCGGCGTGGACCAATGACGGCCTGACTTTGTGGACATCGAACCAGATGATCGCCTGGGCGGTGCGCGATCTGGTCAAGACGTTCGGCTTGCCGAAGGAAAAGATCCGCGTCCATTCGCCGTATCTCGGCGGCGGGTTCGGTGCGAAACTGTGGATCAGGTCTGACGCGGTGATGGCGTCGCTCGGCAGCCGGGCGATCGGTGGACGGCCGGTAAAGGTCGTGCTGGCGCGGCCGCAGGTGATGAACAACACCACGCACCGCCCGGCGACGATTCAGCGCGTGCGGATCGGCGCGGACAAAAGCGGCAGGATCACCGCGATCGGGCACGAAAGCTGGTCGGGCGATCTGGCGGGCGGCGGACCGGAGGCGGCGGTGCTGCAGACGCGGCTATTGTATGCCGGGGAAAACCGCATGACCGCGCTACGGCTGGCGGTGCTTGATCTGCCCGAGGGCAATGCGATGCGCGCGCCGGGCGAGGCGGTCGGGCTGCTAGCGCTGGAAGTCGCGATGGATGAACTGGCGGAAAAGTTGGGGATGGACCCGATCGAACTGCGCATCATCAACGATACGCAGGTCGATCCCGAGAAACCGGAGCGCAAATTCTCTCAGCGCGACCTGATCGGCTGCCTGCGGACGGGCGCGGAGCGGTTCGGCTGGTCCGCGCGCAACGCCAAGCCTGGCCAGACGCGCGACGGTCAATGGCTGGTCGGGATGGGCGTGGCGGCGGCGTTCCGCGACAACATCACGATGAAATCCGCCGCGCGCGTCGGGATCGACAAGAAAGGCGTGGTCACCGTCGCGACCGACATGACCGATATCGGCACCGGCAGCTACACGGTCATCGCGCAAACCGCGGCCGAGATGATGGGCGTGGAAATCGACAAGGTCGTCGTGCTGCTGGGCGATTCAAGCTTTCCGGTATCGGCAGGGTCGGGCGGACAGTGGGGCGCGAACAGTTCGACCGCGGGTGTCTATGCCGCGTGCATGGATTTGCGAAAGCGCGTCGCGACGCAGTTCGGTTACGATCCCGAAACTGCAGTGTTCGAGGACGGCCGGGTCAAATCGGGCAACAAGAGCAAGCCGCTGACCGACGCCGCCGGACTGTCGGCGGAGGATGCGATCGAGTTCGGCGATCTGGGGAAGACCTATGCGCAATCGACCTTCGGCGCGCATTTCGTCGAGGTCGGCGTCCATGCGATGACCGGCGAGGTGCGCGTGCGCCGTATGTCGGGCGCGTTCGCGGCGGGACGGATTCTGAATCCGAAATCGGCGCGCAGCCAGGTGATCGGCGCGATGACGATGGGCGTCGGCGCCGCACTGATGGAGGATGCGGTGGTCGACAAGCGCTTTGGCTTCTTCGTCAACCATGACCTTGCCGGATACGAAGTGCCGGTCCACGCCGACATCCCGCATCAGGACGTGTTCTTTATGGACGAGGTGGACGACAAATCCTCCCCGATGAAGGCCAAGGGTGTCGGCGAACTCGGCATCTGCGGCGTCGGCGCGGCGGTGGCGAATGCGGTGTACAATGCGTGCGGGGTGCGGGTGCGCGATTATCCGCTGACGATCGACAAGATCATCGGGAAATTGCCTGCGCTGACGGTGGCTTGA
- a CDS encoding xanthine dehydrogenase family protein subunit M — protein MKAFTYERAKSAQDAAVLASRTPGAKFIAGGTNLLDLMKLQIETPQHLIDVNGTGLDKIEPTPDGGLRIGAMVRNTDLAADARVRKDYGVLSRALLAGASGQLRNKATTAGNLLQRTRCPYFYDTTQACNKRAPGSGCAAIGGFSKGLAIVGGSTSCIATHPSDMAVAMRVLDATVETVTWSGSTRSIPIADFHRLPGTTPQTDTTLAAGEVITAVTLPKPIGGTHIYRKVRDRASYAFALVSVAAVIEAGRGRLAIGGVAHKPWRVESAEARLPEGAKATAAALLAGAKPTTDNAYKVALVERTIASVIEESRA, from the coding sequence ATGAAGGCGTTTACGTACGAGCGTGCGAAAAGCGCGCAGGACGCCGCGGTCTTGGCATCGCGCACGCCCGGTGCGAAGTTTATCGCAGGCGGCACGAATCTGCTCGACCTGATGAAGCTGCAGATCGAGACGCCGCAGCATCTGATCGACGTGAACGGGACGGGGCTCGACAAGATCGAACCGACACCCGACGGCGGGCTGCGGATCGGCGCGATGGTGCGCAACACCGATCTCGCCGCCGACGCGCGCGTGCGGAAGGATTACGGCGTGCTGAGCCGCGCATTGTTGGCGGGCGCGTCGGGGCAGTTGCGCAACAAGGCGACGACCGCGGGCAATTTGCTCCAGCGGACGCGCTGCCCGTATTTCTACGATACGACGCAGGCCTGCAACAAGCGCGCACCGGGCAGCGGCTGCGCGGCGATTGGCGGGTTCAGCAAGGGGCTGGCGATCGTCGGCGGTAGCACGTCGTGCATTGCGACACATCCCAGCGACATGGCGGTGGCGATGCGCGTGCTCGACGCGACGGTGGAAACGGTGACATGGAGCGGATCGACACGCTCGATCCCGATCGCCGATTTCCATCGCCTGCCCGGTACGACGCCGCAGACCGACACGACGCTGGCGGCGGGGGAGGTCATCACCGCGGTGACGCTGCCCAAGCCGATCGGCGGGACGCACATCTACCGCAAGGTGCGCGACCGCGCGTCCTACGCCTTCGCGCTCGTATCGGTCGCCGCGGTGATCGAAGCCGGGCGCGGTAGGCTCGCGATCGGCGGCGTCGCGCACAAGCCGTGGCGCGTCGAGAGCGCCGAGGCGCGGCTGCCCGAGGGCGCAAAGGCGACCGCCGCGGCGCTGCTCGCCGGGGCCAAGCCAACGACAGACAATGCGTATAAGGTCGCGCTCGTCGAACGCACCATCGCCAGCGTGATCGAGGAGTCCCGCGCATGA
- the otsB gene encoding trehalose-phosphatase: protein MLPPPPANLLEGAALFLDFDGTLVDLAPTPDLAAVDERLATLIAGLATKLNGRIAIISGRPVAGILALFGDLPIAIAGSHGLEVRGSDGALARTERPAALNRILAAMHQFTETRPGLLVEAKPLGAALHYRTAPAHEADAQALASDLAAQTGLHLQTGKMMVELRVGGADKGSALRRLMETPAMAGAKPVFIGDDDTDEPAMVAAAALGGAGILVGAPRPTAAAYRLPDVAATLDWLETA, encoded by the coding sequence ATGCTCCCCCCGCCTCCCGCCAACCTGCTCGAGGGCGCGGCGCTGTTCCTCGATTTCGACGGCACGCTGGTCGATCTCGCCCCCACGCCCGATCTCGCGGCCGTCGATGAGCGGCTCGCCACACTGATTGCGGGCCTTGCGACAAAATTGAACGGCCGCATCGCAATCATCAGCGGGCGGCCGGTCGCGGGGATCCTTGCCCTGTTCGGCGACCTGCCGATCGCAATCGCGGGAAGTCACGGTCTGGAGGTGCGCGGATCGGACGGAGCGTTGGCGCGAACGGAACGACCCGCCGCGCTCAATCGTATTCTTGCTGCAATGCATCAATTCACCGAAACCCGCCCCGGCCTGCTGGTCGAGGCAAAACCGCTGGGCGCCGCGCTCCACTACCGCACCGCACCCGCCCACGAAGCGGACGCTCAGGCGCTGGCGTCCGACCTCGCCGCACAGACCGGCCTCCACCTGCAGACCGGCAAGATGATGGTCGAACTGCGCGTCGGCGGCGCGGACAAGGGCAGCGCGCTGCGCCGCCTTATGGAAACCCCTGCGATGGCTGGCGCGAAACCCGTCTTCATCGGCGACGACGATACCGACGAGCCAGCGATGGTCGCCGCCGCAGCGCTGGGGGGCGCGGGCATCCTGGTCGGCGCGCCCCGCCCGACCGCCGCCGCGTATCGCCTGCCGGATGTCGCCGCGACGCTCGACTGGCTGGAAACAGCATGA